A single window of Nicotiana sylvestris chromosome 5, ASM39365v2, whole genome shotgun sequence DNA harbors:
- the LOC104211102 gene encoding uncharacterized protein isoform X2, producing MQSFKLPNNKTQYCSNGVKNIILITSFACIIYLLSFNFNGPNTKLLHTSVSLQNDSTILSDTNLEHIVFGIASNEKAWSTRKELVKMWWKAGSKMRGCVFLEKMPSNYTNNTTENDSLPPICISGDTSRFKYTFRGGTPSAIRVARVVTETVALNHSNVRWYVFGDDDTVFFPDNLVKTLSKYDHGLWYYIGSNSEHFLMNKAFSYEMAFGGAGIAISYPLAKVLGKVFDACIERYPHLFGSDARIYSCLAELGVGLTHEPGFHQLDVRGNMFGMLAAHTIRPLVSLHHMEMNDAIFPNMTKMKALEHLYEAAKFDPHRILQQTVCYDRWFTWTVSVSWGYAVQVFGYHVFLPDAQRVQESYFPWQKGDLARHYDLDTRPYEPDPCKRQLVYFLDNVSSGTDGIKTIYKKKTPENCTINMVSPRKLEEIRVTSQKLDLDKKQCDGNRYKRMQ from the exons ATGCAGTCTTTTAAATTACCAAACAACAAAACCCAATATTGCTCTAATGGGGTCAAAAATATAATCTTGATCACCTCTTTTGCTTGTATAATCTACCTTCTTTCTTTCAACTTTAATGGCCCTAACACCAAATTACTCCACACATCAGTTTCGCTTCAAAATGATTCAACAATATTATCAGATACAAATCTTGAACATATTGTATTTGGTATTGCATCTAACGAGAAAGCATGGTCTACTAGGAAAGAATTAGTTAAAATGTGGTGGAAGGCAGGTTCAAAAATGAGGGGTTGTGTTTTTCTTGAAAAAATGCCATCCAATTACACAAATAATACTACAGAAAATGATTCTTTACCTCCGATTTGCATTTCTGGGGACACATCAAGATTTAAGTATACGTTTCGAGGGGGAACGCCGTCGGCAATTCGCGTGGCACGAGTTGTGACTGAGACGGTGGCATTAAATCATTCAAATGTGCGGTGGTATGTTTTTGGGGATGATGACACTGTTTTTTTCCCAGACAATTTGGTGAAAACACTTTCTAAATATGACCATGGGCTTTGGTACTATATAGGGTCGAATTCTGAACATTTTTTAATGAACAAGGCTTTTTCCTATGAAATGGCATTTGGTGGAGCTGGCATTGCTATAAGCTATCCTTTGGCTAAAGTTCTTGGTAAAGTGTTCGATGCATGCATAGAAAGGTACCCTCACCTTTTTGGGAGTGATGCTAGGATTTATTCCTGTTTGGCTGAGCTTGGTGTTGGCTTAACACATGAGCCCGGTTTCCATCAG CTGGATGTAAGAGGAAATATGTTCGGAATGTTAGCAGCACATACCATTAGACCTTTGGTATCTCTCCATCATATGGAGATGAACGATGCCATATTCCCCAATATGACAAAAATGAAAGCTCTGGAGCATTTGTACGAGGCTGCAAAGTTCGATCCACACCGTATTTTGCAGCAAACAGTATGCTACGATCGTTGGTTTACATGGACAGTGTCAGTGTCTTGGGGATACGCTGTTCAAGTTTTCGGGTACCATGTGTTTTTGCCGGATGCTCAGCGCGTACAAGAGAGCTATTTTCCATGGCAAAAGGGTGATTTGGCTAGACATTATGACCTTGATACAAGGCCATATGAACCTGATCCATGTAAAAGACAACTTGTTTATTTCTTAGACAATGTCTCCTCTGGAACTGATGGAATCAAGACCATTTACAAGAAGAAAACCCCTGAGAATTGCACAATCAACATGGTTTCACCTAGAAAACTAGAAGAAATCAGAGTGACTTCTCAAAAGTTAGACCTTGACAAAAAACAG TGTGATGGAAATAGGTATAAGAGAATGCAATGA
- the LOC104211102 gene encoding uncharacterized protein isoform X1, producing MQSFKLPNNKTQYCSNGVKNIILITSFACIIYLLSFNFNGPNTKLLHTSVSLQNDSTILSDTNLEHIVFGIASNEKAWSTRKELVKMWWKAGSKMRGCVFLEKMPSNYTNNTTENDSLPPICISGDTSRFKYTFRGGTPSAIRVARVVTETVALNHSNVRWYVFGDDDTVFFPDNLVKTLSKYDHGLWYYIGSNSEHFLMNKAFSYEMAFGGAGIAISYPLAKVLGKVFDACIERYPHLFGSDARIYSCLAELGVGLTHEPGFHQLDVRGNMFGMLAAHTIRPLVSLHHMEMNDAIFPNMTKMKALEHLYEAAKFDPHRILQQTVCYDRWFTWTVSVSWGYAVQVFGYHVFLPDAQRVQESYFPWQKGDLARHYDLDTRPYEPDPCKRQLVYFLDNVSSGTDGIKTIYKKKTPENCTINMVSPRKLEEIRVTSQKLDLDKKQLLSPRRQCCDVLPSTSRSVMEIGIRECNEDELIYIHP from the exons ATGCAGTCTTTTAAATTACCAAACAACAAAACCCAATATTGCTCTAATGGGGTCAAAAATATAATCTTGATCACCTCTTTTGCTTGTATAATCTACCTTCTTTCTTTCAACTTTAATGGCCCTAACACCAAATTACTCCACACATCAGTTTCGCTTCAAAATGATTCAACAATATTATCAGATACAAATCTTGAACATATTGTATTTGGTATTGCATCTAACGAGAAAGCATGGTCTACTAGGAAAGAATTAGTTAAAATGTGGTGGAAGGCAGGTTCAAAAATGAGGGGTTGTGTTTTTCTTGAAAAAATGCCATCCAATTACACAAATAATACTACAGAAAATGATTCTTTACCTCCGATTTGCATTTCTGGGGACACATCAAGATTTAAGTATACGTTTCGAGGGGGAACGCCGTCGGCAATTCGCGTGGCACGAGTTGTGACTGAGACGGTGGCATTAAATCATTCAAATGTGCGGTGGTATGTTTTTGGGGATGATGACACTGTTTTTTTCCCAGACAATTTGGTGAAAACACTTTCTAAATATGACCATGGGCTTTGGTACTATATAGGGTCGAATTCTGAACATTTTTTAATGAACAAGGCTTTTTCCTATGAAATGGCATTTGGTGGAGCTGGCATTGCTATAAGCTATCCTTTGGCTAAAGTTCTTGGTAAAGTGTTCGATGCATGCATAGAAAGGTACCCTCACCTTTTTGGGAGTGATGCTAGGATTTATTCCTGTTTGGCTGAGCTTGGTGTTGGCTTAACACATGAGCCCGGTTTCCATCAG CTGGATGTAAGAGGAAATATGTTCGGAATGTTAGCAGCACATACCATTAGACCTTTGGTATCTCTCCATCATATGGAGATGAACGATGCCATATTCCCCAATATGACAAAAATGAAAGCTCTGGAGCATTTGTACGAGGCTGCAAAGTTCGATCCACACCGTATTTTGCAGCAAACAGTATGCTACGATCGTTGGTTTACATGGACAGTGTCAGTGTCTTGGGGATACGCTGTTCAAGTTTTCGGGTACCATGTGTTTTTGCCGGATGCTCAGCGCGTACAAGAGAGCTATTTTCCATGGCAAAAGGGTGATTTGGCTAGACATTATGACCTTGATACAAGGCCATATGAACCTGATCCATGTAAAAGACAACTTGTTTATTTCTTAGACAATGTCTCCTCTGGAACTGATGGAATCAAGACCATTTACAAGAAGAAAACCCCTGAGAATTGCACAATCAACATGGTTTCACCTAGAAAACTAGAAGAAATCAGAGTGACTTCTCAAAAGTTAGACCTTGACAAAAAACAG TtgctatcaccaagaagacagtGCTGTGATGTATTGCCTTCAACATCTCGCAGTGTGATGGAAATAGGTATAAGAGAATGCAATGAAGACGAACTAATTTACATACACCCTTAG